The following nucleotide sequence is from Trifolium pratense cultivar HEN17-A07 linkage group LG2, ARS_RC_1.1, whole genome shotgun sequence.
ttttctacccttACATTTGTCCCTTTATCCCAACATTTACAATTGAATGGACGTATATGCCCTCATATATAAGGTAAAAccgtaaataaataaaaaaacacattttctaCCCACTTcagaaaaagtgttccggtgtgagaaaaggaaaaaaagagagTGAGTGTTGAAATGCATACCATAACACTTTATAcgaaagtgttccggtaacatCTTCATACCGGAAAACTGATATGAAAGTGTTCCGATAACAATTTCAAACCGGAACACTCATTTGAAAGTGTTCTGGTAtgctttttagtttttttaaattaatttggatGTCGGAACACTCCAACCCAACTATTTGAAAGTTCAGGAAACACAAGAAATAGGGGGTTTGAATTGGGTTTCTAACTGATTTTGTACATGTTGTCCATAACCAAAACAATGGGAAACAAGTTCAACAACTTGAATGAATCTGGATGTGCCCAAAAAATATCACTCAAAACATCGGAGTTATCATCTTTTCTTCTATTCCAGCTGACATATTTTGCATCATCTAACAACTGCAGCAATTGTTGCATCTCTGTTCTAGAACATCTTTCCTCTTTTTGTAGCATGCTTCTTTTCCTATATATTTGGGTGACATCAGTAAGAGACTCTGGATTTTGTTCTTTCGAAGATAAAACGATGTGTCTTGGTGCTACATGACGTTTTGTCAGATCTTCAACACATTTGTTTTCATCTGCGGTTAAACGCGCCTTACGAGGATGACCTGCATATTGGTCAGGTAGTCCGTGGTTGTGAACTCCACATTTAACCTGAACATTCCATCTTGAACCATCTGTTTAAGGTCGACTCTAATTTGGAATGGACAATTACACTTTTTTGATGTTGTTGTCGTTGAACTTTCTGAAGAGTCATATTGTCCACCTTTATCACAGCCCAAAATCAACTTGtcatttcttcctctttttccattctttttatctgACCTAATAATAATACTGACTTTGTTGACAATTCCAACATCTTGAGCCCATGTGACAACAGCTTCTCgtgtataaatttttttgttagttGTAAAAACATCCGTAGTATCTACCGACATTTGACTTGTATCGCCGGTTTGAGCCATatctgtttaaaaataaaagaacaaaaaaaaattaacaactgTTATTACAAACTAGAACACTTGCATAAGTATCTGAACACTTTTTTTGTTCGTTCAACATATCGGAACACTCACTTTTAAAAAGTGTTTCGGAGTGTTCCGGTAACAGCAAAAAATTCTGCAATTTGCACTTCGGTATGTCATTCTAATTGATTACCAGATAATACAAACTGGAAcactttaactttttttaaagtgttccggtaaaaatGAGAATAATTCTGCATGTGTtccggtaaaattaacatactaaaaaaaaagcTTACAGGAATAGTGTttctgttctggactgggccaagggcTGGCTCAATcccttctgcccgacatttggggcacagcccaataaggggaggcttccccgacacgtcagccaatgacgtgtcctgctcgactCAACGGATTAGCACCACGTTAACCACGTGCTCATACATCCGCGCATCTTGATCCACTCCTAtgtagcttaacagctaagcagcacgtttaacacgtgctcctttatccaacCACAGCTGTCATGGagcttatcccttacccgcgaatagcggaacggctccaaccaagatagaggcaaataacggccttcccctatgatacagggactatcttggcagttgagtctattgggccggttatcccggcccaatagaccaacctttggcccagcgctgggggcactatataagctctcctagacaggagagccaggtattctgaatcattctataccttactttctctctcttcacttGTATCTCCCTTGTtctctttgctgacttaggcatcggagcacctgcaagTACAAACCCCTCCTTtggtgtggaagcttgctcaacggaccggcctcaacctttctgatcaacAGGTTAGATCAGTTTCAATGGGGTGTACAACTTTCCAAACAATTTACTGGAAAAGTGATAAAACTGACAAagttaaaaatgataaaatatagtactataataaaaaaaagtagaatgaaaatattttaaaatatgttgggatagaaggatatatatataggtagaaaaaaaattcagagcCGAAACTTCAATTTTTAAGGCTTTATTTGCGCGTTAGATTTTGGAggagattatttatttttctttaattaaattaaagacaTTAGCGGAGAGAGTTGCACTCTTCTCCTCATCCTCTAAAAAAcctttcaaattattttttgatcGGAGAGAATTTTAAAACTCCAACCATCACTTTCCCTCTTTTTTTCGGCCA
It contains:
- the LOC123904996 gene encoding uncharacterized protein LOC123904996, encoding MAQTGDTSQMSVDTTDVFTTNKKIYTREAVVTWAQDVGIVNKVSIIIRSDKKNGKRGRNDKLILGCDKGGQYDSSESSTTTTSKKCHPRKARLTADENKCVEDLTKRHVAPRHIVLSSKEQNPESLTDVTQIYRKRSMLQKEERCSRTEMQQLLQLLDDAKYVSWNRRKDDNSDVLSDIFWAHPDSFKLLNLFPIVLVMDNMYKIS